The proteins below come from a single Mangifera indica cultivar Alphonso chromosome 16, CATAS_Mindica_2.1, whole genome shotgun sequence genomic window:
- the LOC123199667 gene encoding uncharacterized protein LOC123199667 isoform X2, producing the protein MANPGVGTKFLSVNLNKSYGQSHHQHHNNQHNLSHLGHHGSNRSRPGGGAGGGGGMVVLSRPRSSQKATGPKLSVPPPLNLPSLRKEHERFDSLGSTGGSAGGGVSGGGQRPGSSGMGWTKPGTAVALQEKGGIVIGNHVTDDGVDQGLHGVDGVSKVSGSSGTYMPPSLRSGLVEPPSSTFPHVEKVSVLRGEDFPSLRAALPSLSVSEKKHRDGLNQKQKQAMGEEYGNSDQNHGSRLNSLVDVHPRLKSGGFDNGLSENGGRNRDLGGSGGSEQIRKQDECFPGPLPLVRLNPRSDWADDERDTGHGFAVQNRDHGSSRSEAYRDRDFDMPRPSGLPHKPAHNVFDKWSQHDNETGKVSSSEVTEVDPFGRDTRTPGREGQERNLWRASPPLQKDAFGAQEFGNDRNSFGARPYSQNREAIRENKLVSSSFRDLPSDDFGKRDLGHGQAGRQPWNNTWHSSYSQRAERNDQYHKFRGDSFQNNSVSKSSLSSGGRGLPVNDPILNFGRDKRAAMKSDKLYLEDPFMKDFGATGFDVRDPFSGGLVGVVKKKKDLKQTDFHDPVRESFEAELERVQKMQEQERQRIIEEQERALDLARREEEERLRVAREQEEQRRRLEEEARETAWRAEQERLEAMRKAEEQRIARDEEKQRIIMEEERRKQAAKQKLLELEERIAKRQVEGTKCGSNSSILAEEKISGMSPKVADLADWEDGERIVERITTSASSDSSGLNRAFDFSNSPHFARDNSSALLERGKPVNSWRRDAFENGNSSTFFPQESDNGHFSPRRGGTIGGKSFPRKDYFGGPGFMSSRTYYKAGIQESHTDEVNHPRSQRWNIPGDGDHYARNVEVESDFHENYTEGYSDVGWGHSRYHSNPYPSYPERLYQNPDIDGLSSSGRSRYSMRHPRVLPPPSRSAMQKTFYRHENEQPGPSNFQENEIEYNHAERSETTGKIGFESSDQHNLAQPEIIDVQLENTANLEQKMDRNTTPRCDSQSSLSVSSPPDSPVHLSHDDLDESGDSPALSANEDTDISPGRGNDPVMLPMESRKENTMIHSSSVSVDDEEWTIENERLQEQEEYDEDEDGYEEEDEIHDGDDENINLTREFKDMHLVEKISPDMVNNVVLGFNEGVEVAMPTDEIERSPQNEESSFSAPTAVVEGLGYFDVVCGTLHSADVPSKASTGDSSRIFREAENAIQDLVIQPSSTQLSAVSELMVHVDANSDSVVSNLQPISSSVDITSHSSSNQTVTSAISAGPCQAEPPVKLQFGLFSGPSLIPSPIPAIQIGSIQMPLLHPQVGPSLAHMHPSQSSLFQFGQWRYSSPISQGVLPLAPQSAPLVQSNISATFSMTQNAAVSQPILSSSETSLNLMKSDALSLSVDNQPGLAQRCLDLSEGNVLNKVTSLPASERAETTFTAQQDCPEVSHLGEEKTGSDSGLRVQDRGHHISVMRNFKSLSKESENLLQTRAASSLSGSKEKMLNVPKTQGLISGGRSKKYVVSVRNNTGSKSSFVAPETSRSDSGGFQRRPRHQRTEFRVRENTDKQLYTGVASTNQIALDDKSNINGRGTGFSTRSEYRRVIVSNKSSKQMNESESMNSGITSSQEIDSGGKTGKGVRRGSSTKSKNIPHFVEGNLKRTIRSEEDVDTPLQSGVVRVFEQPGIEAPSDEDDFIEVRSKRQMLNDRREQREKEIKAKSRFTKMPRKSRSTSQNSLVSASSNKISVSMSEAANDVPPDFVATDGRNSANLEVSTGFGATKVSQLLAPIGTPAVKTEVQADIRPQTIKCLQKSSVSVLSGGEKNLASGFIFDSKNKVLDNVQTPMSLWGNSRLDQQVMALSQNQLDEAMNPGQFDSRVSSKDHSSVGKPSIPSSTILTEDKSFSSAASPINSLLAGEKIQFGAVTSPTVLPPSTRAVSHGIGPPGLGRSEHEIAHNISAAKNDRTIFFDKEKHSNETCVNLEDCEAEAAASAIAVAAISSDEIVGNGLGTCSVSASEAISIGCAEIDGVAGGDKQSVSQSKAEESLTVALPADLSVETPPISLWPPLPSPPNSSSQMVSHFAGGPPSHFPFYEMNPMLGGPIFTFGPHDESAPSQSPTQKSSTPSSTPLRTWQQCHSGVDSFYGAPTGYAGPFISPSGGLPGVQGPPHMVVYNHFAPVGQFGQVGLSFMGTTYIPSAKQPDWKQHPVSSAMGFGEGEVNNLNMIAAQHNPTNLTAPIQHLAPGSPLMPMASTLAMFDVSPFQSASDMSVQAHWSNVTAAPHQPVSISMPLQQQPDGVLPLQYNYGPPVDQSSNANRSQTSTPSDSSRNFHAASDATVTQLPDELGLVDSASSTGPGTSTQNVVAKSLSLSTITDAGKSDIVQNSSSSNVPQSSQQKNTSSHQYNSSSGYSYQRGSGISQKNSSGGEWSHRRIGFHGRNQSLSAEKGFGPAKMKQIYVAKQTTSGTSAPS; encoded by the exons TGAGGGGTGAAGATTTCCCATCTTTGCGGGCTGCATTGCCATCTTTATCTGTCTCTGAAAAGAAACATAGAGATGGTTTGAATCAAAAGCAGAAGCAAGCCATGGGTGAGGAGTATGGTAATAGTGACCAAAACCATGGTTCTAGATTGAACTCCCTAGTTGACGTGCATCCTCGGTTGAAGTCAGGTGGCTTCGATAATGGATTGAGTGAGAATGGTGGTAGAAATCGTGATTTGGGTGGTTCTGGTGGATCAGAGCAAATCAGAAAGCAGGATGAATGCTTTCCAGGTCCATTGCCATTGGTTAGGTTGAACCCAAGGTCTGATTGGGCTGATGATGAGCGTGATACTGGTCATGGTTTTGCAGTACAGAACAGAGATCATGGGTCTTCAAGGAGCGAAGCTTACCGGGATAGAGATTTTGATATGCCAAGGCCTAGTGGTTTACCACACAAACCAGCTCATAATGTTTTTGACAAGTGGTCTCAGCACGACAATGAAACTGGAAAGGTATCTTCCAGTGAAGTTACTGAAGTGGACCCTTTTGGCAGAGATACAAGAACACCTGGCAGAGAAGGACAGGAAAGGAATTTGTGGAGAGCTTCTCCTCCTCTTCAAAAAGATGCATTTGGTGCACAAGAGTTTGGAAATGACAGAAATAGCTTTGGTGCAAGGCCATATAGTCAGAACAGGGAAGCAATCAGGGAGAATAAGTTAGTATCTTCTTCGTTTCGAGACTTGCCGTCTGATGATTTTGGAAAACGGGATTTGGGGCATGGACAGGCTGGGAGGCAGCCTTGGAACAACACATGGCACTCGTCTTACAGTCAGAGGGCTGAAAGGAATGATCAATACCATAAATTCAGAGGCGATTCTTTCCAGAATAATTCTGtgtcaaaatcatcattatCCTCAGGTGGAAGAGGGCTTCCAGTAAATGATCCCATTCTCAATTTTGGTAGGGACAAACGTGCGGCAATGAAGAGTGATAAACTTTACCTGGAGGACCCTTTCATGAAGGACTTTGGGGCTACTGGTTTTGATGTACGGGATCCGTTTTCTGGGGGTCTTGTTGGGGTtgttaaaaagaagaaagatctTAAGCAGACTGATTTTCATGACCCTGTCCGGGAATCTTTTGAGGCTGAACTTGAGAGAGTCCAAAAGATGCAGGAGCAGGAGCGGCAACGGATTATTGAGGAACAGGAAAGAGCTTTAGACCTAGCTCgcagagaagaagaggagaGGCTAAGAGTAGCCAGGGAACAAGAAGAACAACGGAGAAGGTTAGAAGAAGAAGCGAGAGAAACTGCATGGAGAGCTGAACAAGAGCGATTGGAAGCCATGCGCAAGGCTGAAGAACAGAGAATAGCTAGAGACGAGGAGAAACAGAGGATTATTATGGAGGAGGAGAGGAGGAAACAGGCTGCTAAGCAGAAACTCTTAGAATTGGAAGAAAGAATTGCCAAGAGGCAGGTTGAAGGAACTAAGTGTGGTAGCAACTCTTCCATTCTTGCAGAAGAGAAAATTTCAGGAATGTCTCCCAAAGTGGCAGATTTGGCTGATTGGGAAGATGGTGAAAGGATAGTGGAGAGGATTACAACTTCTGCATCTTCTGATTCCTCTGGTCTGAATAGAGCCTTTGACTTTAGCAATAGCCCTCACTTTGCTAGAGATAATTCTTCTGCCCTTCTGGAAAGAGGTAAGCCTGTTAACTCATGGAGAAGGGATGCATTTGAGAATGGGAACAGCTCAACCTTCTTTCCACAGGAATCGGATAATGGTCATTTTAGCCCCAGGCGAGGTGGAACTATTGGAGGGAAATCATTTCCACGGAAAGATTATTTTGGAGGACCTGGTTTTATGTCGTCAAGGACTTATTATAAAGCAGGGATTCAAGAATCACACACAGATGAAGTTAATCATCCAAGAAGTCAGAGATGGAATATACCTGGCGATGGTGATCACTATGCCAGAAATGTTGAGGTTGAATCTGACTTTCATGAGAATTACACTGAGGGATACAGTGATGTTGGATGGGGCCATAGTCGGTACCACAGCAATCCTTATCCTTCATACCCTGAACGATTATATCAAAATCCGGATATAGATGGGCTTTCTTCCTCTGGGAGGTCAAGGTATTCCATGAGGCACCCTCGTGTACTCCCTCCTCCATCTCGTAGTGCGATGCAAAAAACTTTCTATAGACATGAGAATGAGCAACCAGGcccttcaaattttcaagaaaatgagATAGAGTATAATCATGCAGAAAGGAGTGAAACTACTGGTAAGATAGGTTTTGAAAGCAGCGATCAGCATAATCTTGCACAACCTGAAATAATTGATGTCCAGCTGGAGAATACTGCAAACCTGGAGCAGAAAATGGATAGGAACACCACACCAAGATGTGATTCACAGTCCTCACTCTCTGTCTCTAGCCCTCCTGATTCCCCAGTTCATCTATCTCATGATGACCTGGATGAATCTGGAGATTCTCCAGCGTTATCTGCCAATGAGGATACAGATATCTCTCCAGGACGAGGCAATGACCCTGTTATGTTGCCCATGGAATCCCGGAAAGAGAATACGATGATTCACTCTAGTTCTGTCTCAGTAGATGATGAAGAATGGACAATTGAGAATGAACGATTACAGGAGCAAGAAGAAtatgatgaggatgaagatgggtatgaagaagaagatgaaattcATGATGGCGATGATGAGAATATTAACCTGACGCGGGAGTTTAAAGATATGCATCTGGTGGAGAAAATATCTCCCGACATGGTGAACAATGTGGTCTTAGGCTTTAATGAGGGTGTTGAGGTTGCAATGCCCACTGATGAGATTGAAAGAAGCCCCCAAAATGAAGAATCTTCATTTTCAGCACCAACTGCTGTTGTTGAAGGCTTAGGATATTTTGATGTTGTGTGTGGAACACTTCATTCTGCTGATGTTCCTTCCAAAGCAAGTACTGGTGATTCTTCTAGAATCTTCCGGGAGGCTGAGAATGCAATTCAGGATTTGGTTATTCAGCCCAGTAGTACCCAATTATCAGCAGTTTCTGAGCTAATGGTTCATGTGGATGCTAACAGTGATTCTGTTGTGTCTAATCTGCAGCCAATATCATCTTCTGTTGATATAACCTCACATTCATCTTCTAATCAGACTGTCACGTCTGCAATATCTGCTGGCCCATGTCAGGCAGAGCCACCTGTCAAGCTGCAGTTTGGGCTGTTTTCAGGGCCTTCTTTGATTCCTTCCCCTATTCCTGCCATACAGATTGGTTCTATTCAGATGCCTCTTCTGCATCCCCAAGTGGGTCCATCCCTTGCCCATATGCATCCCTCACAATCTTCTCTCTTCCAATTTGGACAGTGGAGATATTCTTCACCTATTTCCCAGGGAGTACTTCCTTTGGCACCACAGTCAGCGCCTCTTGTTCAGTCTAATATATCAGCCACCTTTTCAATGACTCAGAATGCAGCAGTTTCACAGCCTATTCTGTCTAGTTCAGAAACTTCTCTTAATTTGATGAAAAGTGATGCATTGTCTCTTTCCGTTGATAATCAACCAGGCCTTGCTCAAAGGTGTTTGGATCTCTCTGAAGGGAATGTATTAAACAAGGTTACTTCATTACCAGCAAGTGAAAGGGCAGAAACTACCTTTACGGCACAGCAGGATTGTCCAGAGGTTTCCCACCTTGGTGAGGAGAAAACAGGGTCTGATTCAGGTCTTCGAGTACAGGACCGTGGTCACCATATTTCAGTCATGAGGAACTTCAAATCCTTGTCTAAAGAATCTGAAAACCTGCTTCAAACTAGAGCAGCATCTTCTTTGTCaggttcaaaagaaaaaatgttgaatGTGCCAAAAACTCAAGGACTAATATCTGGTGGCAGAAGTAAAAAATATGTTGTTTCAGTTAGAAATAATACTGGCTCAAAGTCTTCTTTTGTGGCTCCTGAAACTTCTCGCTCAGATTCTGGTGGATTTCAGAGGAGGCCTCGACACCAGCGAACTGAATTTCGAGTTCGGGAAAATACTGATAAGCAGCTATATACCGGTGTTGCTTCAACTAACCAAATTGCTCTGGATGATAAATCAAATATCAATGGAAGGGGTACTGGATTTTCTACCCGAAGTGAGTATAGGAGAGTCATTGTGTCAAACAAATCATCGAAACAGATGAATGAATCAGAATCCATGAATTCAGGCATAACAAGCTCCCAGGAAATAGATTCTGGAGGCAAGACTGGAAAGGGAGTAAGAAGAGGATCATCGACTAAGAGCAAGAACATCCCACATTTTGTAGAGGGAAACCTGAAAAGGACCATTCGCTCTGAAGAGGATGTTGATACTCCTTTACAAAGTGGTGTTGTGCGTGTTTTTGAGCAACCTGGCATAGAAGCCCCTAGTGACGAAGATGACTTTATTGAGGTGAGGTCGAAGAGGCAAATGCTGAATGATCGGCGTgaacagagagaaaaagagatcaagGCAAAGTCTCGATTCACAAAG ATGCCAAGGAAATCACGTTCAACTTCACAAAATTCTCTCGTCTCAGcaagttcaaacaaaatttcTGTGTCAATGAGTGAAGCAGCAAATGATGTTCCCCCCGATTTTGTTGCCACTGATGGACGGAATTCGGCAAACTTGGAAGTGTCTACTGGATTTGGTGCCACCAAAGTGTCTCAACTCTTGGCTCCAATTGGCACTCCAGCTGTGAAAACTGAAGTTCAGGCTGATATAAGACCCCAGACAATCAA GTGTCTCCAAAAGAGCTCCGTGTCAGTCTTATCTGGTGGTGAAAAGAATCTTGCTTCAGGCTTCATATTTGACAGCAAGAATAAGGTTCTGGATAATGTTCAAACACCAATGAGTTTGTGGGGCAATTCTCGGCTTGATCAACAG GTAATGGCCCTAAGTCAGAACCAGCTTGATGAGGCTATGAATCCTGGGCAATTTGATTCTCGGGTTTCCAGTAAAGATCATAGCTCAGTTGGCAAGCCCAGCATACCATCATCAACTATCTTGACAGAAGACAAGTCATTCTCTTCCGCCGCAAGCCCAATAAACTCTTTGCTTGCCGGAGAGAAAATTCAATTTG GTGCTGTGACATCTCCTACAGTTCTCCCACCTAGCACTCGTGCCGTCTCTCATGGAATAGGTCCTCCTGGTCTAGGCCGCTCAGAACACGAAATCGCCCACAATATTTCGGCAGCTAAGAATGATCGCACTATCTTCTTTGACAAAGAGAAACACTCTAATGAAACTTGTGTCAATCTGGAAGACTGTGAAGCTGAAGCGGCTGCCTCTGCCATTGCAGTCGCTGCTATAAGTAGTGATGAGATTGTTGGGAATGGACTGGGAACTTGCTCTGTCTCTGCATCAGAGGCCATAAGTATTGGATGTGCTGAAATTGATGGTGTAGCAGGAG GTGATAAACAATCAGTGAGTCAATCTAAGGCTGAAGAGTCTTTAACTGTAGCTTTACCAGCGGATTTGTCTGTTGAGACCCCGCCAATTTCCTTGTGGCCACCTTTACCGAGCCCACCAAATTCTTCTAGCCAGATGGTTTCACATTTCGCTGGAGGCCCACCATCTCATTTTCCTTTCTATGAGATGAATCCCATGTTGGGCGGTCCGATCTTCACTTTTGGACCTCATGATGAATCTGCCCCTTCTCAATCACCGACCCAGAAGAGTAGTACTCCAAGTTCAACTCCCCTTCGGACCTGGCAACAGTGCCATTCTGGTGTAGATTCATTCTATGGCGCTCCCACAGGTTATGCAGGCCCTTTCATCAGCCCAAGTGGGGGTCTGCCAGGGGTTCAAGGCCCACCTCACATGGTTGTCTACAACCATTTTGCTCCAGTGGGACAGTTTGGGCAGGTTGGTTTGAGTTTTATGGGTACCACCTATATTCCATCTGCAAAGCAACCTGATTGGAAGCAACATCCTGTATCTTCTGCTATGGGTTTTGGTGAAGGAGAGGTGAACAATTTGAATATGATTGCTGCCCAACACAATCCAACTAATTTAACTGCACCAATCCAGCATCTTGCCCCTGGGTCACCTCTCATGCCTATGGCTTCTACTTTGGCCATGTTTGATGTTTCTCCATTTCAG TCCGCTTCAGATATGTCAGTCCAAGCGCATTGGTCAAATGTTACTGCAGCTCCTCATCAGCCTGTTTCCATATCGATGCCATTGCAACAACAGCCAGATGGTGTACTTCCTCTACAATATAACTATGGACCTCCTGTGGACCAGTCATCTAATGCAAATAGGTCCCAAACATCAACACCCTCTGATAGCAGCAGAAATTTTCATGCAGCTAGTGATGCAACTGTCACCCAGTTGCCTGATGAACTGGGGTTAGTTGACTCAGCAAGCTCTACTGGTCCTGGGACCTCAACACAGAATGTTGTTGCTAAGAGCTTGTCTCTAAGCACCATTACAGATGCTGGCAAGAGTGATATTGTTCAGAATAGCAGTAGCAGCAATGTGCCTCAGTCTTCACAGCAAAAGAATACTTCTTCCCACCAGTACAATAGTTCTTCAGGGTACAGTTATCAAAGAGGAAGTGGCATTTCACAGAAGAATAGTTCTGGGGGCGAATGGTCCCACCGAAGAATAGGGTTCCATGGGCGGAACCAGTCTTTAAGTGCAGAAAAGGGTTTTGGCCCTGCAAAGATGAAGCAGATTTATGTGGCTAAACAGACCACAAGTGGGACATCAGCACCATCATGA